ATCTGAGTGTCATCCTGCACACCACTTGCTGAGATACGAAAACACTCCACTGCCCAGTCCAGATATCTCTTCCAATCTTCACGCCGGAGAGGCAAGCCTTCGCGTATCGCCGGCTCATCAATCTGAATTACACCTATACCTGCCGCTTCGAGATCACAGACTTCATCACGAATGGCCAAAGCAATCTGTTGACAAGTTGTAGCTCTAGGCTGGTCGTTTCGCACAAAAGACCACTGCAGTATCGTCACTGGGCCTGTGAGCATTCCTTTGACGGGCCTATCGGTCAGCGACTGAGCATAGGAGGACCACTTGACCGTCATCGGCCGCCTCCTATATACATCTCCAAATATAATCGGAGGCTTGACGCACCTTGTCCCATAACTCTGCACCCAACCAAACTGAGTAAACACAAACCCCTCGAGCTTCTCTCCAAAGTACTCTACCATATCGTTTCGCTCAAACTCTCCGTGAACGAGTACATCCAGACCTACCTCCTCTTGGAAACGAATCGTAGCTTCGGTTTCCTTCTGTATCAACTGGTCGTATTGACCCTGAGTCAGGTCTCCTAGTTTGAACTTTGCACGCCAACTACGTACCTCAGGAGTCTGCGGAAACGACCCAATGGTAGTCGTCGGATAAAGCGGCAATCGCAACTTGGCTCGCTGAAGCTCCTGACGGGACAGAAATGAAGACACTCGCTGACTGTGTGAAGGAGCAAGACGTTCGACTCTTCTCTTGACTTTAGGTTCATGAATGAACCCCGAATTCTTTCTTTCCTCATTGGCTTTCTTATTCGCGACTAGCGCTTGCAAAACATCCTCTGCTTTGACCCCCAAAGCCAAAGCCCTGAGTGTCACCACTTCATCGACCTTCTGCTTGGCAAAAGCCAACCAACCTTTGACTGCATCAGGCAATTGTGTAGCGTTGCTCTCCAGGTCCAGGTCACAAGGGCTATGCAAGAGCGAACAAGAAGTCGCTATCCAAACACGCTCCGAACCTAACTGCTGCACCGCTTGCGCAATCGTCGACAAAGACGACTGAAACTCATTCTTCCAGACATTGCGACCGTCTACCACTCCAAGGGAAAGGATGAGTTGTTCGTCCAATTTGGGGGAAGCCAACACATCTCCCAGCTGAGCCGAGCAACGAACCAAATCCAAATGCAACGCATGAATTGGAAGCTCCAATACAGTCTCCAAGTTGTCTCCATAGCATTCGAAATAACTCGTCAAAGTAACTTCAAGCCTCGGGAAACGATGAGAAATCTGAGTATAAGTCTGTGTAACGGCATCTCTTGCCGCGTCATCGAGATTGAGCGCCAAGCACGGTTCATCAAACTGGATCTGTGTCACACCAAGATCAACCAATTGCTCGATCAAGTCGAAATAAACAGGGAGCAACTGATCCAACAAGTCCAAACGGCTAAACCCTGATTCCTTCTCCTTGCCCAACAAGAGAAAGGTCACCGGAGCAATGAGGACAGGCCTCGTCTGTACCCCCAGCTCCAATGCTTCCTTGTACTCCTCGACGACCTTGGTTGCGTCAAGATCAAAGGTCTGATGTTTGACGAACTCAGGCACGATGTAGTGGTAATTGGTGTCAAACCACTTGGTCATCTCCATCGCGGTGATATCATACCCGTCACGTTGTATCCCCCGAGCCATCGCAAAATACAAATCCAAACGAGAGGATTCCTCTTTTACCTGTTGGTAACGAGACGGGACACACCCCAAAGTCAAGGACATATCCAGTACCTGATCATAAAAAGAAAAATCATTGGATGGGATATGGTCTACACCCGCTTCCTGCTGGAGCAGCCAGTTCTGTTTGCGAATGTCTCTACCTGTTTGAAGCAATTCGGCATCTGATATGCTCAGCTTCCAATATTTTTCCGAAGCTCTTTTTAGTTCTCTTTTACTGCCTATTCTGGGGTAACCCAACACACTGGTTTTCATAATTTTATAAGATTAATTTTCCCTACAAAACTATATATCAAGATTAATAACCCGAATTATAAATTATATTTGGTGTTTTATTCTAACATATATCGCATTCAAAGAGAGTAATTTTATCAAGACATGATATACAATACCCAAACAGAAAATAATTCTAGTCACAAACTTGACGAAGTAGACCTCCACCTCCTCGATCTACTCCAAACGCAATCCAACATGACCACCAAAGAGCTAGCCAAACGTGTCAATTTGTCTCCAACTCCTGTATTCGAACGAGTCAAGCGACTCGAAAAAAACGGATACATCAAAAAATATATCGCCGTACTCGATGCGGACAAACTGGATCGAGGGTTGATTGTGTTTTGTCACATCACACTCAAGCAGCACACCAAAGAAATTGGCAATCAGTTCGTAGAAGAGATCACCGCCCTCAAGGAAGTCACCGAATGCTACAACATATCAGGGGACTATGACTTCCTACTGAAAGTACTCGTCAAGGACATGAAGCACTACCAAGATTTCGTGTTCAACAGTCTCGGCTCGGTAAGCAACATCGGTAGTGCCCACAGTACCTTTGTGATGAGTGAAATCAAACACACACATGCCGTCCCGCTGGCTGATTGATTATGCTCAACTTATTCACCACACACACGTAATAACCGCTTTACTCAAAACCCATTCATTCACCAAACATGAATCCACATCTCCAGCACGACCTAGACCACTTGAGCGAACTGCTCGAGTCGGTCAAAAACCAAAGTTTAGGCTTTCTCAACCGACTCAATGACCGCCACACCTCCAACTCCCATGACCATACTACCGACGACTCCATCAGCCTAAACCCCAAAGGACTCGGAGGACAAGAAACCCTGAAACTATTCAACCAAAGGTTTGAACCCTACCTTGTCGGGTCTTCTGGTCCCAGGTACTGGGGGTTTGTGACAGGGGGCT
The DNA window shown above is from Reichenbachiella sp. 5M10 and carries:
- the metE gene encoding 5-methyltetrahydropteroyltriglutamate--homocysteine S-methyltransferase — translated: MKTSVLGYPRIGSKRELKRASEKYWKLSISDAELLQTGRDIRKQNWLLQQEAGVDHIPSNDFSFYDQVLDMSLTLGCVPSRYQQVKEESSRLDLYFAMARGIQRDGYDITAMEMTKWFDTNYHYIVPEFVKHQTFDLDATKVVEEYKEALELGVQTRPVLIAPVTFLLLGKEKESGFSRLDLLDQLLPVYFDLIEQLVDLGVTQIQFDEPCLALNLDDAARDAVTQTYTQISHRFPRLEVTLTSYFECYGDNLETVLELPIHALHLDLVRCSAQLGDVLASPKLDEQLILSLGVVDGRNVWKNEFQSSLSTIAQAVQQLGSERVWIATSCSLLHSPCDLDLESNATQLPDAVKGWLAFAKQKVDEVVTLRALALGVKAEDVLQALVANKKANEERKNSGFIHEPKVKRRVERLAPSHSQRVSSFLSRQELQRAKLRLPLYPTTTIGSFPQTPEVRSWRAKFKLGDLTQGQYDQLIQKETEATIRFQEEVGLDVLVHGEFERNDMVEYFGEKLEGFVFTQFGWVQSYGTRCVKPPIIFGDVYRRRPMTVKWSSYAQSLTDRPVKGMLTGPVTILQWSFVRNDQPRATTCQQIALAIRDEVCDLEAAGIGVIQIDEPAIREGLPLRREDWKRYLDWAVECFRISASGVQDDTQIHTHMCYSEFNDIIDSIADMDADVITIETSRSEMELLDAFVEFKYPNEIGPGVYDIHSPRVPSQEEIERLLHRASELLPVGNLWVNPDCGLKTRQWPETKQALQHLVNAARKLREEVAVEA
- a CDS encoding Lrp/AsnC family transcriptional regulator, whose protein sequence is MIYNTQTENNSSHKLDEVDLHLLDLLQTQSNMTTKELAKRVNLSPTPVFERVKRLEKNGYIKKYIAVLDADKLDRGLIVFCHITLKQHTKEIGNQFVEEITALKEVTECYNISGDYDFLLKVLVKDMKHYQDFVFNSLGSVSNIGSAHSTFVMSEIKHTHAVPLAD